One genomic window of Rubidibacter lacunae KORDI 51-2 includes the following:
- a CDS encoding transposase has translation MPNSRNGDSRQTVHSNQGSLELQIPRDRRSEFTPVLIPKGQRCLVWDIHEDFDEASNPCSEEAPIYVYRSALSLSEQSASLARQKV, from the coding sequence CTGCCCAACAGTCGTAACGGCGACTCGCGCCAAACCGTCCACAGCAACCAAGGCAGCCTCGAGCTGCAGATTCCGCGCGACCGTCGCAGCGAATTCACGCCCGTCCTCATACCCAAAGGTCAACGTTGCCTAGTCTGGGATATTCACGAAGATTTTGACGAAGCCTCAAACCCTTGCTCTGAAGAGGCTCCAATCTACGTGTATAGAAGCGCACTGTCATTGAGCGAACAGTCTGCAAGTCTTGCAAGGCAAAAGGTTTAG
- a CDS encoding GNAT family N-acetyltransferase, translating to MKLVPVVRAMQSSDANDAANVHALAFPRQTGSLEWMKCSLAAHPKCMVFVCEVDTEIVAYAIWTQKSGFRPYAVLELEQIAVLPERRRRGIATLLIRQSLELVKRELDRRGAKVKAITVSTRTDNSALRLYQRALGARHVATIANLYSADEAILVARTLGSPDRAEPDASSIVG from the coding sequence ATGAAGCTAGTCCCTGTCGTTAGAGCGATGCAAAGCAGCGACGCGAACGACGCCGCGAACGTCCACGCGCTTGCCTTTCCCCGTCAGACCGGATCCCTCGAGTGGATGAAGTGCAGTCTCGCCGCTCATCCAAAGTGCATGGTGTTTGTTTGTGAGGTAGACACAGAGATCGTTGCCTATGCAATCTGGACTCAGAAAAGCGGTTTCAGACCATATGCAGTGCTCGAGCTGGAACAAATAGCTGTCCTTCCCGAACGACGACGGAGAGGAATCGCTACTCTCCTAATTAGACAATCTTTGGAGCTTGTTAAGCGAGAACTTGATAGGCGTGGGGCCAAGGTGAAGGCGATTACCGTGTCGACCCGGACCGACAATTCGGCACTTCGACTCTACCAACGAGCGCTCGGAGCAAGGCATGTCGCAACAATTGCAAACTTATACTCAGCGGATGAAGCGATTTTGGTTGCGCGAACCCTAGGTTCGCCAGATAGAGCTGAACCTGATGCATCTTCTATAGTTGGGTGA
- a CDS encoding DUF5565 family protein, protein MREILDEAHPDCAWVFAGEGIATRKYDGTCVKVEAGKYFKRREVGKGKPIPHGFIEADRDEVTGKRVGWIEIEPCDPENKWHMAAFDESLPDGTYELVGPKVQGNPEDLEEHQLLSHADAKRYEDVPRTFEGLLEWLRSRDIEGLVFHHPDGRMAKIKKRDFGLKRKP, encoded by the coding sequence ATGCGCGAGATCCTCGATGAGGCTCACCCTGACTGCGCGTGGGTATTCGCTGGCGAGGGGATTGCAACTCGAAAGTACGATGGTACCTGCGTCAAAGTTGAAGCCGGGAAGTACTTCAAGCGTCGCGAGGTCGGCAAAGGCAAGCCGATACCGCATGGCTTCATCGAGGCCGATCGCGATGAGGTAACGGGCAAGCGTGTTGGCTGGATCGAGATCGAACCCTGCGATCCCGAGAATAAGTGGCACATGGCGGCCTTCGATGAGTCGCTCCCCGATGGCACATACGAGCTTGTCGGTCCGAAGGTCCAGGGCAACCCTGAAGATCTTGAAGAGCACCAGTTACTCTCTCATGCCGATGCCAAGCGGTACGAGGATGTGCCCAGAACTTTCGAGGGGCTCCTTGAATGGCTGCGATCGCGTGACATCGAGGGATTGGTCTTCCACCATCCCGATGGTCGCATGGCCAAAATCAAGAAGCGGGACTTTGGCCTCAAGCGAAAGCCTTAG
- a CDS encoding RNA ligase family protein encodes MARVKLAYPKIPGSSQAPLDRCIAFEKYDGTNLHWVWERELGWYAFGMRRNRYDLDASGIKEFHAAHPGYPDAVEIFERDFAHPLAQMFLSHPTYVAPEILVFTEYFGPSSFAGLHKEAEPKRLVLFDVAVGDAIVPPAQFIDDFSHLNIARVVYRGKLTGKFVDDVREGRYDVVEGVVCKGGSTPDTLWMLKIKTHAYMTKLKEAFQENWESYWE; translated from the coding sequence ATGGCGCGAGTCAAACTAGCATATCCTAAGATTCCCGGCAGTTCTCAGGCACCTCTTGACCGTTGCATTGCCTTCGAGAAATACGATGGTACAAATCTACATTGGGTTTGGGAGCGAGAACTGGGTTGGTACGCCTTCGGAATGCGACGTAATCGTTACGACCTCGACGCTTCAGGCATCAAGGAATTTCACGCGGCTCATCCCGGATACCCCGACGCTGTTGAGATCTTTGAGCGAGATTTTGCTCATCCGCTCGCCCAGATGTTTCTGAGTCACCCAACTTACGTGGCTCCAGAGATCCTAGTTTTCACCGAATATTTTGGTCCGAGCTCATTTGCTGGTCTTCACAAAGAGGCCGAACCAAAACGGCTCGTGTTGTTCGATGTAGCTGTGGGAGATGCGATCGTTCCGCCAGCACAATTTATCGACGACTTTTCACATCTCAACATCGCTCGCGTAGTCTACCGTGGCAAGCTCACGGGAAAATTCGTTGATGACGTTCGCGAAGGTCGCTACGATGTCGTTGAAGGGGTAGTTTGCAAGGGTGGCAGCACACCTGATACCCTTTGGATGCTAAAAATAAAAACACACGCCTACATGACCAAACTCAAAGAGGCATTCCAAGAAAATTGGGAGTCGTACTGGGAATAA
- the era gene encoding GTPase Era: MPAPIPIAPESFKSGFIGIVGRPNVGKSTLMNQLVGQKIAIATPVAQTTRNRLRGILTTETAQFIFVDTPGIHKPHHELGRVIVKNALATVEAVDVLLFVVDGSVPAGGGDRFIAQILQRADVPVVLGANKIDRRAEVDAEAIAASYTELRSDRDWPLVDFSALTGSGLDALLAQLDERLTPGPYYYPPDLVTDRPERFIIGELIREQILLHARQEIPHSVAIVVEAVETTPTIANILATIHVERQSQKGILIGKGGSMLKSIGSAAREQIQKLIVGKVYLELYVRVQPKWRQSRSQLADFGYAIEDA, encoded by the coding sequence TTGCCCGCACCGATCCCCATTGCCCCTGAAAGTTTCAAGTCCGGCTTCATCGGCATCGTCGGCCGGCCGAACGTCGGCAAGTCCACGTTGATGAACCAACTCGTCGGGCAAAAAATCGCCATCGCCACGCCCGTCGCTCAAACCACGCGCAATCGTCTGCGCGGCATTCTCACCACCGAGACCGCGCAGTTCATCTTCGTCGATACGCCCGGTATCCACAAACCCCACCACGAACTCGGTCGCGTCATTGTCAAGAATGCACTCGCTACCGTTGAAGCCGTGGACGTGCTGCTCTTCGTCGTCGATGGCTCCGTGCCGGCTGGGGGCGGCGATCGTTTCATCGCCCAGATCCTCCAGCGCGCTGATGTGCCGGTCGTGCTGGGTGCCAATAAGATCGACCGGCGCGCCGAGGTTGATGCCGAGGCGATCGCGGCAAGTTACACCGAACTCCGCAGCGATCGCGACTGGCCGCTGGTAGACTTTTCGGCGCTGACCGGCAGCGGATTGGACGCTCTGCTAGCCCAGCTCGACGAGCGCCTGACACCCGGACCGTATTACTACCCACCGGACCTCGTCACCGATCGACCCGAGCGCTTTATTATTGGCGAGCTGATCCGCGAGCAAATTCTTCTCCACGCGCGTCAGGAGATCCCGCACTCCGTTGCAATTGTGGTCGAAGCCGTTGAAACAACCCCGACCATTGCCAACATCCTCGCTACGATTCACGTCGAACGCCAATCGCAAAAAGGCATCTTGATCGGCAAAGGCGGCAGCATGCTCAAAAGTATCGGTAGCGCTGCTCGCGAGCAAATCCAGAAACTAATTGTGGGCAAGGTTTATCTGGAGTTATACGTACGGGTACAGCCCAAATGGCGTCAGTCGCGCTCCCAACTGGCCGATTTTGGATATGCCATTGAAGACGCATGA
- a CDS encoding poly(ADP-ribose) glycohydrolase, producing MANHPNAEVTVERFNEIPIPEAFQPYSPLTAVKASKGYFRYSVGDAHHCHMNFAYHDLFSGYGHFMFAQDEIQVAEHPLLASVRELMLARADRLRPSTVEDGAPTPIIIRSVPRTISIDTRQIYGARFARSGDRLIRDSINPIDSPQLSNILAIEAPISTGNRIYTRSEIEKALSTAFSGFRAFILGYTGSFTNPIVLHTSNWGCGAYGGNRQLMISIQIIAASLAGISEIVFYCGADPTDSIAEYELQLKSRFKFRPGVKLAKVVDRLVASAFPWGTPDGN from the coding sequence TTGGCCAACCACCCTAATGCGGAAGTAACGGTAGAACGCTTCAATGAGATCCCGATCCCCGAGGCTTTTCAGCCGTATTCGCCGCTAACCGCAGTAAAGGCAAGCAAAGGCTACTTTCGTTACTCCGTCGGGGACGCGCACCACTGTCACATGAACTTTGCCTACCACGACCTGTTCAGTGGTTACGGACATTTCATGTTTGCCCAGGATGAAATCCAGGTTGCGGAGCACCCACTTCTAGCCTCCGTTCGAGAATTGATGCTAGCGCGTGCGGATCGACTCCGCCCGAGCACCGTTGAAGATGGCGCTCCAACGCCGATTATCATTCGCTCCGTACCGCGAACCATTAGCATTGACACCAGACAAATCTACGGAGCACGGTTTGCCCGATCCGGCGATCGCTTGATTCGCGACAGCATCAACCCGATCGACTCACCTCAGTTGTCAAACATTCTTGCTATCGAGGCACCGATTTCCACGGGCAATCGCATCTACACGCGATCGGAAATCGAGAAAGCACTAAGTACGGCCTTCTCGGGATTTAGAGCATTCATCTTGGGGTATACAGGTTCATTCACCAATCCAATCGTTCTGCACACAAGTAATTGGGGTTGCGGGGCATACGGCGGCAATCGGCAGCTGATGATTTCCATTCAAATTATTGCTGCATCGCTAGCTGGAATTTCGGAGATCGTATTCTACTGTGGAGCCGATCCAACAGATTCGATCGCCGAGTATGAGTTGCAACTTAAGAGTCGATTTAAGTTTCGTCCTGGAGTCAAACTTGCGAAAGTTGTCGATCGACTGGTCGCATCTGCATTCCCGTGGGGCACACCCGACGGCAACTGA
- a CDS encoding hybrid sensor histidine kinase/response regulator, translating to MQSDREQQYGHSLAQAKKHLSAIESGMQALRDSPSTVDAGALCQAARGIRDSALAGGLANIETLARGVEDAFQVVQLAQGEPVSPRLQALIQRAADTLKGLVEMQEMALLAPESSYLTEDVEREVMASIQPVLVEMQEALEQSLAAARVTSESPFADFIGKVRLELERLAAIAESSSADGRRTEVQARCQQLRLLGEREGVPGWTSLLETARAAVARTDLPVSTAARAAIADIHHACELLLADRLHDIRASAALKALATPSQERTAASSLDDLAIQDALANAPTIDEDLMFAALSADEASEARAAGSERADDDFDYDAWDEAEDDSLLVSSEGSLKPHGNANAMEESDEFAQLFGQDYPDAAPATRPASAPLIAEEAAIADWGTHGSDAVMPAGEIDRGSESDPITIIDGSPVDTDDEVDWLTTLEGPNSLESGTSSQRDGDSLDSLEELFADEAEDTFIQDDEDPAVVAAASRASLAGFPLAFYPTFDALDDLIAQPAAPAAIDFEALEQTIDKPAIAIAGSQPNVDLEATKMLTVTGDERFEDADFFDLESLLPQMSESGRAKVSAPSLGSTRGAPGNPRSAGFEQTLKVPVRIMDGLSNLMGELVVSRNNLEQDRERLRRFLDNLLEQVQNLNDLGGRMQDLYERSLLESSLLASKYAGRPAVGTGGIRNSERVAPEYDPLEMDRFTGFHLISQEMMEMIVRVRESSADIEFLVDEIDKGGRTLRQVTTQMQEDLTKARMVPFSQISDRLPRAVRDIALKLKKQAKLEVDGKETLVDKMLLEQLYDPLTHLVNNAITHGIESPGERKTSGKSADGNITIRALHQGNQTLIAISDDGAGIDPGRIRSKAIEKGLVGEAEARELSDLEIYNFIFHPGFSTKEKADDFAGRGVGMDVVRSTLSKLRGTIAIDSTPGKGTTFTIGLPLTLSITKALCCLNEHSRIAFPMDGVEGMFDVPVEALQTRDSGERMVPWQKADGTIQLLPFKPLSELLTFNRQLTRGNVYGGQREDGHVSVVLLRSPSSLVAVEVDQVMGEQEIVIKQLHGPIPKPAGVAGATVLGDGSVMAIADTLELVDLFQGRLRLDLICGSGATPTVPEFDAVEASEIESDPLVLIVDDSITVRELLSVSFIKSGFRVEQARDGQEAWEKLRSGLPCDIVFCDIEMPRMDGLELLSRLQQDEVLSRIPVGMLTSRGADRHRQMAAKLGARGYFTKPYLEEVLLDAAQRMIEGEVLLD from the coding sequence ATGCAGTCGGATAGGGAACAACAGTACGGGCACAGCTTGGCGCAAGCCAAAAAGCATCTGTCCGCAATCGAAAGCGGGATGCAAGCATTGCGCGATTCTCCAAGCACCGTCGATGCGGGCGCGCTGTGCCAAGCTGCTCGGGGCATCCGCGACAGCGCCCTGGCCGGCGGGCTGGCAAATATCGAGACGCTCGCGCGCGGGGTTGAAGATGCTTTCCAGGTCGTGCAGCTCGCCCAAGGCGAGCCCGTTTCGCCGCGTCTGCAGGCGCTGATTCAGCGCGCCGCCGATACGCTTAAGGGGTTGGTGGAAATGCAGGAGATGGCCCTGCTCGCACCCGAGTCATCTTACCTAACAGAAGATGTCGAGCGCGAAGTCATGGCCAGCATCCAGCCGGTGTTGGTTGAGATGCAGGAAGCTCTCGAGCAGTCCTTGGCAGCAGCCAGAGTCACGTCCGAGTCGCCCTTCGCCGACTTCATCGGCAAAGTCCGTCTGGAACTCGAGCGCCTAGCGGCGATCGCTGAGAGTAGTAGTGCCGACGGCCGCCGGACTGAAGTGCAGGCACGCTGCCAACAGTTGCGACTCTTGGGCGAGCGCGAGGGAGTTCCCGGCTGGACCAGCCTGCTCGAGACCGCCCGTGCCGCAGTGGCTCGCACCGATCTTCCCGTCAGTACCGCCGCCCGCGCCGCGATCGCCGACATCCATCATGCTTGCGAGCTACTGCTGGCAGACCGCCTCCACGATATCCGTGCCAGCGCAGCCTTGAAAGCACTCGCTACGCCTTCTCAGGAGCGCACCGCAGCATCCAGTCTGGACGACCTCGCGATCCAGGATGCCCTGGCAAATGCGCCGACTATCGATGAAGATTTAATGTTTGCGGCTCTGAGCGCTGACGAAGCGAGTGAAGCACGGGCTGCTGGTAGCGAGCGAGCAGACGACGACTTCGACTACGACGCATGGGATGAAGCCGAGGACGATTCATTGCTTGTGAGTTCCGAGGGCAGCCTCAAACCCCATGGCAACGCCAACGCCATGGAGGAAAGCGACGAGTTCGCACAGCTGTTCGGTCAGGACTACCCCGATGCTGCCCCGGCAACGCGACCGGCATCTGCTCCACTTATCGCTGAGGAGGCTGCCATTGCCGACTGGGGAACTCATGGCTCGGATGCCGTGATGCCTGCAGGCGAGATCGATCGGGGAAGCGAGTCCGACCCTATCACTATCATTGACGGTTCGCCCGTCGATACCGACGACGAGGTCGACTGGCTGACGACGCTTGAAGGTCCGAACTCGCTGGAGTCTGGGACGTCCTCCCAACGTGATGGCGATTCCCTCGATAGCCTGGAGGAACTGTTTGCCGACGAAGCGGAAGACACGTTTATTCAAGATGACGAAGATCCAGCGGTTGTGGCAGCCGCTTCTCGCGCGTCCCTCGCAGGCTTCCCGTTGGCGTTCTACCCCACATTTGACGCCCTAGATGATTTGATTGCCCAGCCAGCCGCTCCTGCGGCGATCGATTTCGAAGCCCTCGAGCAAACGATCGACAAACCTGCGATCGCGATCGCCGGCTCGCAACCCAACGTCGATCTAGAAGCCACGAAGATGCTGACCGTTACCGGCGATGAGCGCTTCGAGGATGCCGACTTCTTCGATCTCGAAAGCCTGTTGCCGCAGATGAGCGAGTCGGGTCGCGCCAAGGTCAGTGCCCCCTCTCTCGGCAGCACTCGCGGTGCCCCGGGTAACCCACGCTCTGCCGGCTTCGAACAAACTCTGAAGGTACCCGTCCGCATCATGGACGGTCTCAGCAACCTTATGGGAGAGTTAGTGGTTAGCCGCAACAATCTCGAGCAGGATCGAGAGCGCTTGCGTCGCTTTCTCGACAACTTGCTCGAACAGGTGCAGAACCTCAACGATCTCGGCGGGAGGATGCAAGACCTTTACGAGCGCTCGCTCCTCGAAAGCTCGCTGCTCGCCAGTAAGTATGCCGGCCGGCCGGCTGTGGGAACTGGTGGTATTCGCAACAGCGAACGCGTTGCACCGGAGTACGACCCGTTGGAGATGGACCGCTTCACGGGTTTCCATCTAATCTCGCAAGAAATGATGGAGATGATCGTCCGCGTGCGCGAGTCCTCTGCAGATATCGAGTTCCTCGTGGACGAGATCGACAAAGGCGGGCGCACCCTGCGACAGGTCACCACCCAGATGCAGGAAGACCTGACTAAGGCGCGCATGGTCCCCTTTTCGCAAATTTCCGATCGGCTACCGCGCGCCGTCCGCGATATTGCCCTCAAACTGAAAAAACAGGCCAAATTAGAGGTCGATGGCAAGGAGACGCTCGTAGACAAGATGTTGCTCGAGCAGCTTTACGACCCCTTAACGCACTTGGTAAACAATGCCATCACCCACGGGATCGAGTCCCCAGGCGAGCGCAAGACCTCCGGTAAGTCGGCGGACGGGAATATTACGATTCGCGCGTTGCACCAAGGCAACCAGACGCTGATTGCCATTTCCGACGACGGTGCGGGCATCGATCCCGGGCGCATCCGATCTAAGGCCATCGAAAAGGGGCTCGTTGGCGAGGCCGAGGCGCGGGAGCTAAGCGACCTCGAGATCTACAACTTCATCTTCCACCCCGGCTTCTCGACCAAAGAAAAAGCCGATGACTTTGCCGGTCGCGGCGTCGGCATGGACGTCGTTCGCAGCACTCTCAGTAAGCTGCGCGGCACAATCGCGATCGACTCGACCCCCGGTAAGGGGACGACTTTTACCATCGGCTTGCCGCTAACCCTGAGCATTACCAAGGCATTGTGCTGCCTAAACGAGCACTCGCGTATTGCCTTCCCGATGGACGGCGTTGAGGGCATGTTCGACGTGCCGGTGGAAGCCTTGCAAACCCGCGACAGCGGCGAACGGATGGTGCCCTGGCAAAAAGCAGATGGCACGATCCAGCTCCTGCCGTTCAAACCGCTCTCAGAACTGCTAACGTTCAACCGCCAGCTAACACGCGGTAATGTCTACGGCGGGCAGCGCGAGGACGGGCACGTTTCGGTTGTCTTGCTTCGCAGCCCCAGCAGCTTAGTTGCTGTAGAGGTCGATCAGGTCATGGGCGAGCAAGAAATAGTGATCAAGCAGCTCCACGGTCCGATCCCGAAGCCGGCCGGGGTCGCCGGTGCAACCGTTCTCGGCGATGGTAGCGTCATGGCGATCGCCGATACGCTCGAACTAGTCGATTTGTTCCAGGGTCGCCTCCGCCTCGATCTCATCTGTGGCAGTGGCGCGACGCCGACCGTTCCCGAGTTCGATGCGGTGGAAGCGTCGGAGATTGAGAGCGACCCGCTGGTACTGATTGTCGACGACTCGATTACGGTGCGCGAACTACTGTCGGTGAGTTTCATTAAATCCGGTTTTCGCGTTGAACAAGCACGAGACGGTCAGGAAGCATGGGAGAAGCTGCGTTCTGGATTGCCGTGCGACATCGTCTTCTGCGACATCGAGATGCCGCGCATGGACGGACTGGAGTTACTCTCCCGCTTGCAACAGGACGAGGTGCTGTCGCGGATCCCGGTGGGGATGCTGACATCGCGCGGTGCCGACCGGCACCGGCAGATGGCAGCGAAACTCGGTGCGCGCGGGTACTTCACCAAACCATACTTGGAAGAGGTTTTGCTCGACGCCGCGCAGCGAATGATCGAGGGTGAAGTCCTGCTGGACTAA
- a CDS encoding BlaI/MecI/CopY family transcriptional regulator codes for MAPLPDRRPKRLVLGPLETEIMDITWELGIVTVKDVLQRILNDPERELTAPSVTTVLRRLTEKGWLQCDRSERAFRWQPAISRAHAKSLRAYEHLQNFLTVGTPDAISAFADELDRDSIEQLDAIARKLKAARRSHSGEI; via the coding sequence ATGGCACCACTCCCCGATCGTCGCCCAAAGCGCCTGGTTCTCGGCCCCCTCGAAACCGAGATTATGGATATCACCTGGGAGCTGGGCATTGTCACGGTCAAAGACGTTCTCCAGCGCATCCTGAACGACCCCGAACGCGAGTTAACCGCACCGTCGGTCACAACCGTGCTGCGCCGCCTTACCGAGAAAGGCTGGCTGCAATGCGATCGCTCCGAACGCGCCTTCCGATGGCAACCGGCAATTTCTCGCGCTCATGCTAAATCACTTCGTGCCTACGAGCACCTCCAGAATTTTCTGACCGTAGGTACACCCGACGCGATTTCGGCATTTGCCGACGAGCTAGACCGAGACAGCATCGAGCAACTCGATGCGATCGCCCGCAAGTTAAAAGCTGCTCGCCGGTCTCACTCGGGGGAGATATAA
- a CDS encoding M56 family metallopeptidase gives MHLVVLAVAIAIAWCWRAFREPGSGSLSERWLWALTDFAMPPALVLVTAIAVAVMGADGQMFGFAVGWLGAGSAIALLAWAASGGLRQAIALGRLRRRVRSRPYLEVSGLSGAPCADSCSVRQLDLDAPFAAAIAGEITVSRGLTALLTPEQLAVVLVHECGHLKFRDPLWFAGLGWVRWVSAWLPNTYKLWEELLCLRELRADRWATQYVDPLLLAETLLLLAQQPLPPTKLLCAALSGDTPPSRLAQRISALMAASDKTAVAEESQKRMRWSIGAAWSPLLLPLLVVPFHS, from the coding sequence ATGCATTTGGTCGTACTGGCAGTGGCGATCGCGATCGCCTGGTGCTGGCGTGCGTTTCGAGAGCCGGGCTCCGGATCCTTGTCGGAGCGGTGGTTGTGGGCTCTCACAGATTTCGCAATGCCGCCAGCGTTGGTGCTGGTGACGGCAATTGCTGTGGCAGTCATGGGTGCGGACGGGCAGATGTTCGGGTTCGCGGTCGGATGGTTGGGTGCGGGCTCGGCGATCGCGCTGCTGGCTTGGGCCGCCTCGGGCGGTCTGCGGCAGGCGATCGCGCTCGGGCGACTGCGGCGACGCGTGCGATCGCGTCCTTACCTGGAGGTGTCGGGCCTATCGGGTGCGCCTTGCGCAGACAGTTGTAGCGTGCGCCAGCTCGACCTCGATGCTCCCTTTGCAGCGGCGATCGCGGGGGAAATTACGGTCAGTCGCGGGCTGACCGCACTGCTGACGCCGGAGCAGCTTGCTGTCGTGCTCGTTCACGAGTGCGGGCACCTGAAGTTTCGCGATCCGCTGTGGTTTGCCGGGCTCGGCTGGGTGCGTTGGGTGAGTGCTTGGCTGCCCAACACCTACAAGCTTTGGGAAGAACTGCTCTGCCTGCGCGAGCTGCGCGCCGATCGCTGGGCAACGCAATACGTCGATCCGCTACTTCTAGCGGAGACATTACTGTTGTTGGCGCAGCAGCCTTTGCCCCCGACCAAACTGCTCTGTGCGGCGTTGAGCGGCGATACGCCACCCTCGCGACTCGCACAGCGTATTTCCGCGTTGATGGCAGCATCAGACAAGACGGCTGTGGCCGAAGAGTCTCAGAAGCGGATGCGGTGGTCCATCGGAGCGGCTTGGTCGCCGCTTTTGCTCCCGCTGTTGGTCGTGCCTTTCCACAGCTAG
- a CDS encoding DUF7079 family protein produces the protein MEYDREFVENRLPVWRALSNLFLDTKLERSDYRLIAKEINDTGFSVTEVEQILWEEVFPALADNLRIVAGEWSGFSENWLQIQIMNVMNGDEKGRRLWGLMTVGATRKLIGEAWSDVKQILSSGK, from the coding sequence ATGGAGTACGATCGGGAATTCGTTGAGAACCGGCTGCCGGTGTGGAGAGCCTTATCAAATCTATTCCTAGATACAAAGTTGGAACGATCTGATTACAGACTGATTGCGAAAGAAATTAATGATACAGGTTTTTCGGTCACAGAAGTCGAACAAATTCTTTGGGAAGAAGTATTCCCTGCTTTAGCCGATAATTTGAGAATTGTAGCTGGGGAATGGTCTGGTTTCTCGGAAAACTGGCTACAGATTCAAATTATGAATGTTATGAATGGTGACGAAAAAGGAAGAAGGCTTTGGGGTCTGATGACTGTAGGGGCAACACGAAAATTAATTGGAGAAGCTTGGAGTGATGTTAAGCAGATACTCTCTAGTGGAAAATAG
- a CDS encoding SpoIID/LytB domain-containing protein: protein MGISRTLGLMLAVASALVIAPSAVAERLLKVGIVQRFGEADTDVLELVAPNGSLSLTFEQGGEAVSLQVNTAVLELAAQPLPEPQLFERLVLGDYATFETAEAGAREWEARGIDVEVAQPGRWQVWAQRDVYSTPLVRRQLLKNLRDRGYDLPFMISEVQQSVPQVVLAVGADRYLPEQLTVTGAGDRVRVRANAEDAYTYVGSLHLQPDAYGSFALVNRVSLEDYLRGVVPYEIAPGAPAAAIAAQAIVARTYAMRNLRRFAADDYELCATVHCQVYRGVRVARGQTDRAIASTSNLVLTYDSELVDALYSSTTGGITAPFSDIWDGDPRPYLRAVIDAPGQVWDLQQLPLSDEQTFRKFLSLQQGFNESGTSAFRWRRQSSLDELAGDLRRYLDRSGHPKANFARLKTLEIVERSPSGRILQLDALTDLGIAALRKNEVRSAFGPPRSTLFYLEPLTDSSGALSGYTFVGGGFGHGAGLSQYGSYNLARLGWSPERILAFYYPGTKIRPLDESVVLYGGD, encoded by the coding sequence ATGGGTATTAGCAGGACGTTAGGGTTAATGCTGGCGGTAGCGAGCGCGCTAGTAATTGCACCCAGTGCAGTTGCCGAACGACTGCTGAAGGTTGGAATTGTCCAGCGATTCGGCGAAGCGGACACAGACGTGCTGGAGTTGGTGGCTCCGAACGGCTCGCTCTCGCTGACCTTCGAGCAAGGGGGAGAGGCCGTTTCGCTGCAGGTGAATACGGCCGTGCTGGAGCTTGCAGCTCAGCCGCTACCCGAGCCCCAACTGTTTGAGCGACTGGTGCTCGGCGATTACGCAACTTTTGAGACGGCTGAGGCCGGCGCACGCGAATGGGAAGCACGGGGCATCGATGTGGAAGTTGCCCAACCCGGTCGCTGGCAAGTGTGGGCGCAGCGCGACGTATACTCGACGCCGCTGGTGCGCCGGCAGCTACTTAAAAATCTGCGCGATCGCGGCTATGACCTGCCGTTTATGATCTCCGAGGTGCAACAGAGCGTACCGCAGGTCGTGCTCGCAGTGGGAGCGGATCGCTACCTGCCCGAGCAATTGACCGTTACCGGAGCGGGCGATCGCGTGCGCGTGCGTGCCAATGCCGAGGATGCTTACACTTACGTCGGGAGCTTGCACCTCCAGCCCGACGCCTACGGCAGCTTCGCCCTCGTTAACCGGGTATCCCTGGAGGATTATCTGCGCGGTGTCGTTCCCTACGAGATCGCACCGGGAGCGCCGGCCGCCGCGATCGCCGCCCAGGCGATCGTCGCCCGTACCTATGCCATGCGCAATCTGCGCCGCTTTGCGGCCGATGACTACGAACTTTGCGCAACCGTTCACTGTCAGGTGTATCGCGGAGTGAGGGTCGCCCGCGGCCAAACCGATCGCGCGATTGCGTCCACGAGCAATCTGGTGTTGACCTATGACTCTGAATTGGTAGACGCCCTGTACTCCTCGACGACTGGCGGCATCACGGCACCCTTCAGCGATATCTGGGACGGCGATCCCCGACCGTACCTGCGCGCGGTGATCGATGCACCGGGGCAGGTGTGGGATTTGCAGCAACTGCCTTTGTCCGACGAGCAGACGTTCCGCAAATTCCTGAGTCTGCAGCAGGGCTTCAACGAGAGCGGCACCAGTGCTTTCCGCTGGCGGCGGCAGAGCAGTCTCGACGAACTGGCCGGCGACTTGCGCCGCTATCTCGATCGCTCCGGTCATCCAAAGGCGAACTTTGCCCGCCTGAAGACGCTAGAAATCGTCGAGCGATCGCCGTCGGGACGCATTTTGCAACTGGACGCGCTGACGGACCTCGGCATCGCGGCGCTGCGGAAAAACGAGGTGCGCAGTGCCTTCGGACCGCCGCGCAGCACGTTGTTCTATCTAGAGCCGTTGACTGACTCCAGCGGAGCGCTCTCTGGATATACTTTTGTCGGCGGCGGCTTCGGTCACGGTGCCGGGTTGAGTCAGTATGGATCCTACAATCTCGCGCGCTTGGGTTGGTCGCCCGAACGAATTCTGGCTTTCTACTATCCCGGTACGAAAATTCGCCCGCTCGACGAGTCGGTCGTTCTTTACGGCGGCGATTGA